A single window of Lutzomyia longipalpis isolate SR_M1_2022 chromosome 1, ASM2433408v1 DNA harbors:
- the LOC129786113 gene encoding NAD-dependent protein deacetylase Sirt6: MSCNYADGLSPYENKGVLGVPERFEDEEAIKEKCEQLAKMILASERVVVHTGAGISTAAGIPDFRSPNGVWTLERKGLKPTMNVSFNEAIPTKTHMALKALVESGHVKYIVSQNIDGLHLRSGLQRQFLAELHGNMYVEQCNKCHRQFVRNTPAPTVGQKETGGICKGAANSRPCRGGRLIDTILDWEDGLPEKDLDISYMESTLADLNICLGTTLQIVPSGNLPIKNKKQGGKVVICNLQPTKHDKKADLIISTYVDDIMVRVLKKLGLELLEYSPESDPTTFEPQFMPDWTISSDQVKNLEKIYNAKVKERREMNKKKRPNDKSDEVDEKKSKILIKTEEIIEIE, encoded by the exons ATGTCCTGTAATTATGCAGATGGACTATCACCATATGAAAATAAAGGAGTTCTCGGTGTCCCGGAG CGATTTGAGGATGAAGAGGCTATCAAGGAGAAATGCGAACAGCTAGCAAAGATGATTCTAGCATCGGAGAGGGTTGTCGTGCACACAGGAGCTGGGATTTCAACAGCAGCAGGCATTCCGGACTTTCG GAGCCCCAATGGAGTGTGGACCCTGGAACGCAAAGGATTGAAGCCCACAATGAATGTTTCCTTCAACGAAGCCATTCCCACGAAGACTCACATGGCACTGAAGGCTCTCGTGGAATCCGGGCATGTGAAGTACATTGTCAGCCAGAATATTGATGGGCTGCATCTGCGTTCGGGGCTGCAGCGACAATTCCTCGCTGAACTGCATGGGAATATGTACGTGGAGCAGTGCAACAAGTGCCACAGACAGTTTGTTCGCAACACTCCCGCCCCCACGGTGGGTCAGAAGGAGACCGGAGGCATCTGCAAGGGTGCTGCGAATTCACGACCATGCCGTGGGGGGCGCCTCATTGACACAATCCTCGATTGGGAGGATGGACTACCGGAGAAGGATCTTGATATCTCCTACATGGAATCTACCCTCGCAGATCTCAATATTTGCCTTGGAACCACCCTCCAGATCGTCCCGAGTGGGAATCTGCCGATTAAGAATAAGAAACAAGGAGGGAAGGTTGTCATCTGTAATCTCCAGCCAACAAAGCAT GACAAAAAAGCTGATTTGATCATTTCAACGTATGTGGATGATATTATGGTGCGAGTACTGAAGAAATTGGGACTTGAACTGCTTGAATATTCCCCTGAAAGTGACCCAACAACCTTTGAGCCCCAATTTATGCCAGATTGGACAATTTCCAGTGATCAAGTgaaaaatctcgagaaaatcTACAATGCCAAAGTCAAGGAGAGGCGGgaaatgaacaaaaagaaGAGGCCCAATGACAAAAGTGACGAAGTTGATGAGAAAAagagtaaaatattaattaaaactgaagaaattattgaaatagaataa
- the LOC129786179 gene encoding FAU ubiquitin-like and ribosomal protein S30, with product MQLYIRGEQTHILDAEISETIGELKAKLAILYNEECENISLACEGTPLSSDDQVSSLTSCELDLNLALLGGKVHGSLARAGKVKGQTPKVDKQEKKKKKTGRAKRRIQYNRRFVNVVQSFGRRRGPNAKS from the exons ATGCAGCTCTACATTCGTGGCGAGCAAACTCACATCCTTGATGCTGAAATCAGCGAGACAATTGGAGAATTGAAG GCAAAATTGGCCATTCTGTACAATGAAGAATGCGAAAACATCAGCTTGGCCTGCGAGGGAACTCCCCTGAGCAGCGATGACCAAGTTTCTTCTCTGACTTCCTGTGAATTGGACCTCAACTTGGCCCTTCTCGGAGGCAAAGTTCACGGTTCCCTGGCTCGTGCAGGCAAAGTCAAGGGGCAGACTCCAAAGGTGGATAAgcaggaaaagaaaaagaagaagacagGACGTGCCAAGAGGAGGATCCAGTACAATAGGCGCTTCGTGAATGTCGTCCAATCCTTCGGAAGGCGCAGGGGACCCAATGCAAAATCGTAA